A window of Reinekea marina contains these coding sequences:
- a CDS encoding methylated-DNA--[protein]-cysteine S-methyltransferase, with the protein MQLFHCFMNSPLGEITLLANDQGLAGAWFETHTTKANSLGEFSSTHPVLSETVAQLEGYFNGTLTQFNLPLAANGTAFQQSVWHALTEIPFGRSASYAELATLIQNPKAVRAVGAANGKNPISIIVPCHRVIGSNGTLTGYAGGLERKLWLLKHEGCLLDI; encoded by the coding sequence ATGCAACTTTTTCATTGTTTTATGAACTCACCTTTGGGTGAAATTACACTGCTTGCCAATGACCAGGGTTTAGCGGGAGCCTGGTTTGAAACACACACCACGAAAGCGAATTCGTTGGGTGAATTCAGTTCCACTCACCCAGTGTTGTCGGAAACCGTTGCTCAACTTGAAGGCTATTTTAACGGCACTCTTACTCAGTTTAATTTACCGTTGGCGGCTAATGGCACAGCCTTTCAACAATCGGTTTGGCATGCGCTCACTGAAATCCCTTTCGGTCGGTCCGCAAGCTATGCCGAACTCGCCACCCTGATCCAAAACCCAAAGGCGGTTCGAGCGGTTGGGGCGGCAAACGGTAAAAATCCAATCTCCATTATCGTTCCATGCCACCGAGTGATAGGCTCAAACGGTACACTGACTGGTTATGCTGGCGGGTTAGAGCGCAAGCTTTGGTTGTTAAAACACGAAGGTTGCTTGTTGGATATTTAA
- a CDS encoding DNA-3-methyladenine glycosylase 2 family protein, protein MLTPNQCEAARKSRDVRYDGSFVVAVKSTGIFCRPICPANLPKEENVEYFQHSSQALQARYRPCLRCRPESAPGSWAWKGVETTFQRALQLIEEGALSEGSLVALAERLGISDRYLRKLFQQYLGLSPKAYSQYQQLMLAKQLLHGSQLSIQDIAFSSGFSSVRRFNDAFKQHLQLTPSDIRRKKTGNNIICLDLPVRGSLNFSHLLAFYKRRDMAGIEFVDETSYQRSFNIQGASGVYRLSQHDTHPRLIKFEVSIDHFAGLQKLISHVRRQFDLDADTDAIEQHLQQFGLPIQKGIRIPGIGNPFEAGVRAILGQQVSVKAAISNLNAVTEKYRIKLNMVHPNFAQTPYLFPTPDVLAQADFSFLKMPESRKATLLRFSEYVAEHGVDQIDDWLSIKGIGPWTVGYVKLRGINNPDCFLETDLVIKNSIAKLECIPTAKQLSPWGSYATFQLWQQQSD, encoded by the coding sequence ATGTTAACGCCAAACCAGTGCGAAGCGGCCAGAAAATCAAGGGATGTACGTTACGATGGCTCCTTCGTTGTGGCGGTAAAGTCTACGGGCATCTTTTGTCGGCCAATATGCCCAGCCAATTTACCTAAAGAAGAAAATGTAGAGTATTTCCAGCACAGCAGCCAAGCGCTTCAGGCTCGGTATCGCCCTTGTTTACGATGCCGCCCAGAAAGTGCGCCGGGCTCTTGGGCTTGGAAAGGTGTAGAAACAACCTTTCAGCGTGCTTTACAGCTCATTGAAGAGGGTGCGCTTAGCGAAGGAAGCTTGGTGGCACTTGCCGAACGTTTAGGCATCAGCGACCGATACTTACGTAAATTATTTCAACAATATTTAGGCTTATCTCCTAAAGCTTACAGTCAATATCAACAACTCATGCTAGCCAAACAGTTGTTGCATGGCAGCCAACTGAGTATTCAAGACATTGCTTTTAGCAGCGGCTTTAGTAGCGTTCGGCGATTTAACGATGCTTTTAAACAACACCTTCAGCTCACGCCTAGTGACATTCGAAGAAAAAAAACCGGCAACAATATTATTTGTCTAGACCTGCCGGTTAGAGGAAGTCTAAATTTTTCTCACTTACTGGCTTTTTATAAGCGCCGTGACATGGCTGGCATTGAGTTTGTTGATGAAACGAGCTATCAACGAAGCTTTAATATTCAAGGTGCCAGTGGCGTGTACCGTTTATCGCAGCACGACACCCATCCAAGATTGATAAAGTTTGAAGTAAGCATTGATCACTTTGCGGGGCTGCAAAAACTGATCAGTCATGTTCGACGCCAATTTGATCTTGATGCCGATACTGACGCCATCGAACAGCATTTACAACAATTTGGTCTGCCTATCCAAAAAGGCATCAGAATACCGGGTATCGGCAACCCGTTTGAAGCGGGCGTGAGAGCAATTCTTGGGCAACAAGTCTCTGTCAAAGCCGCCATTTCAAATTTAAATGCCGTAACCGAGAAGTACCGTATTAAACTGAACATGGTGCACCCCAATTTTGCTCAAACGCCTTACTTATTTCCAACACCCGATGTCTTGGCTCAAGCAGACTTCTCGTTTCTAAAAATGCCTGAAAGCCGAAAAGCAACGTTACTAAGATTCAGCGAATATGTGGCCGAACACGGTGTTGATCAGATTGACGATTGGTTATCGATTAAGGGTATTGGTCCTTGGACTGTCGGTTACGTAAAACTGCGAGGCATTAACAACCCAGATTGTTTTCTAGAGACCGATTTGGTTATAAAAAACTCAATCGCAAAACTTGAATGCATACCCACAGCGAAGCAACTCTCACCCTGGGGCAGTTATGCAACATTCCAATTATGGCAACAACAAAGTGATTAA
- a CDS encoding vWA domain-containing protein, with protein MLVQFLLHMKHSGLKVTTTEWLDLIAALQVCEKINTVDGFYQLARTCLVKDESLYDKFDQAFGRFFEGVRALPDPFDFDLPEDWLNNPTLNHFSEEEKAAIEAMGGLEKLIEVLNERLKEQKERHEGGSKWIGTGGTSPFGHSGYNPEGVRIGGPSKHKRAVKVWEQRQYKNLDSDIELGTRNIKVALRALRNFARTGSSVELDLDDTIRSTAKNAGLLDVKMRPERHNAVKVLLLLDVGGSMDFHVKESEELFSACQSEFKHLKHYYFHNFIYDHLWQDNKLHRQHLTSLVDVLRTYGKDYKLIIVGDAAMSPYEIVSPFGSIDFMNERPGSYYFKQLFEHFDKAIWLNPTPESQWNYVQSIGIVDKLMDKKMYPLTVEGITQGIRSLT; from the coding sequence ATGTTGGTTCAGTTTTTACTGCACATGAAACACAGCGGACTAAAGGTAACAACGACTGAGTGGCTTGATCTTATTGCCGCACTGCAAGTGTGTGAAAAGATCAATACGGTCGACGGCTTTTATCAGTTAGCGCGCACCTGTTTGGTGAAAGATGAGAGTCTATACGATAAATTTGACCAAGCCTTTGGTCGATTCTTTGAAGGGGTTAGGGCGTTGCCAGACCCCTTTGATTTTGACTTACCTGAAGATTGGCTCAATAACCCAACGTTAAACCACTTCAGTGAAGAGGAAAAAGCCGCAATAGAAGCGATGGGCGGTCTCGAAAAACTCATTGAAGTGCTCAACGAACGCTTAAAGGAACAAAAAGAGCGTCATGAGGGCGGTTCTAAATGGATCGGCACCGGCGGAACCAGTCCTTTCGGGCATTCCGGCTATAACCCTGAAGGCGTTCGAATTGGCGGGCCGTCTAAGCATAAAAGGGCGGTTAAGGTTTGGGAGCAACGGCAATATAAAAACTTAGACAGTGACATAGAGTTGGGCACCCGAAATATTAAAGTAGCCCTAAGGGCGTTGCGAAACTTTGCTCGAACAGGCAGCTCAGTAGAGCTCGACTTAGACGATACTATCCGTTCGACCGCCAAAAATGCCGGCCTCCTCGACGTAAAAATGAGACCAGAGCGGCACAATGCGGTCAAAGTTTTACTGTTATTGGATGTTGGCGGCTCTATGGATTTCCACGTCAAAGAAAGTGAAGAATTATTTTCAGCGTGCCAAAGTGAGTTTAAGCACCTTAAACATTATTACTTCCATAATTTTATCTACGACCATTTGTGGCAAGACAACAAGTTGCATCGCCAACACCTAACGTCTTTAGTTGATGTTTTACGTACCTACGGAAAAGACTATAAGCTTATCATTGTCGGTGATGCAGCAATGTCACCCTATGAAATTGTCTCGCCGTTTGGCAGTATCGATTTCATGAATGAACGTCCAGGTAGCTACTATTTTAAGCAGTTATTTGAGCATTTTGACAAAGCCATTTGGTTAAACCCGACACCGGAATCTCAATGGAATTACGTACAAAGCATTGGTATTGTCGATAAGCTTATGGATAAGAAAATGTATCCCCTAACTGTCGAGGGCATCACTCAAGGCATTAGGTCGCTCACTTAA
- a CDS encoding diguanylate cyclase domain-containing protein has protein sequence MKLNVTSPLQLVSPTIMLCYRIMKKEQVMANLVQINPDNQKEQMRLDAVHALKLGNLEVQERLDRITRIAKRMFAVKMADFSLIRQRDQQMVSVSGGFHSTIPKEHSFAAYALHKHEIFYVPDTLKDDRFSGNPQVVSQPKIRFFATCPIQTSTGQRVGALTLSDTEPRTLNAHEQSILKDLAEMFENELSFSSLATLDRSTNMVMNQGFYSIAEQSLKGCHRNHNPAVMIVFKLHDAVANISEPRSVNTEKNVKTFAEHLKRMFRQSDVVGRLDQDEFAALLINARCEQVLFMIKKLQARLDAYNKDAKLKIPLEFSYSMAEFDPEHPVKTELLMANAHGKSAAAVGF, from the coding sequence TTGAAATTAAATGTAACCTCCCCTTTGCAGCTGGTTTCACCGACTATAATGCTCTGCTATCGCATCATGAAAAAGGAGCAGGTTATGGCCAACCTCGTGCAAATCAACCCCGATAATCAGAAGGAGCAAATGAGACTTGATGCTGTACATGCTCTAAAACTTGGAAACCTAGAAGTTCAGGAAAGGCTGGATAGAATCACGCGAATCGCCAAAAGAATGTTTGCCGTTAAAATGGCCGATTTTTCTTTAATTAGGCAGCGTGATCAACAAATGGTTTCAGTCTCTGGTGGGTTTCATTCTACCATTCCAAAGGAGCATTCTTTCGCAGCCTATGCACTGCATAAACATGAAATATTTTATGTCCCTGATACGCTAAAAGATGATCGCTTTTCAGGAAACCCGCAGGTTGTCAGCCAGCCTAAAATTCGGTTTTTTGCTACCTGTCCAATTCAAACCAGTACAGGTCAGCGCGTTGGTGCATTAACACTTTCCGATACCGAGCCGCGAACCCTCAATGCACACGAACAATCGATACTGAAAGACTTAGCTGAAATGTTTGAAAATGAATTGTCGTTTTCAAGTCTTGCAACGCTCGATCGATCCACCAACATGGTTATGAACCAAGGCTTTTATTCGATAGCGGAACAAAGTTTAAAAGGATGCCATCGTAATCATAACCCAGCAGTGATGATTGTTTTTAAATTACACGATGCCGTGGCGAACATATCTGAACCAAGATCCGTAAATACAGAAAAAAATGTTAAAACATTTGCAGAACACTTAAAGCGAATGTTTCGTCAGTCGGATGTAGTCGGACGTCTAGATCAAGATGAATTTGCGGCATTACTCATTAACGCTCGGTGCGAGCAAGTGCTGTTTATGATTAAAAAATTACAAGCACGCCTAGATGCTTATAACAAAGATGCCAAATTAAAGATTCCCCTTGAATTTTCATATTCAATGGCCGAATTCGATCCAGAGCACCCTGTAAAAACAGAATTGTTGATGGCTAACGCCCATGGTAAATCAGCAGCAGCGGTCGGCTTTTAA
- a CDS encoding 3'-5' exonuclease, whose amino-acid sequence MPFLTSTYLVCDLELTGLNPEEDSIISAGTVLVRNGQIEVASAEHYYFLPTTLLADDVTNSAHIHMITDEQREQNGIEISAWLSDLSTRLLADAWVFHHAPIDLKFLTMASQRLNISLPKVPIVDTLIQEQKRHKAQLLESQSQLSLNACRARYGLPVYRQHHALSDALATAELWLAQNSVQ is encoded by the coding sequence GTGCCGTTTCTAACTTCAACCTATTTAGTCTGCGATTTAGAACTTACCGGGCTAAACCCAGAAGAAGACAGTATTATCAGTGCAGGTACGGTTTTGGTGCGTAATGGTCAAATTGAAGTTGCCAGTGCGGAGCATTACTACTTTTTGCCCACCACCTTGCTGGCCGATGACGTGACAAATTCAGCCCACATACACATGATTACCGATGAACAACGAGAACAAAATGGCATTGAAATTTCGGCTTGGTTGTCTGATCTCAGTACTCGACTGTTGGCCGACGCTTGGGTATTTCATCATGCACCCATTGATCTAAAATTTCTAACTATGGCCAGCCAAAGACTCAATATTTCACTGCCAAAGGTGCCCATTGTCGATACGCTCATTCAAGAGCAAAAGCGCCATAAAGCACAACTATTAGAAAGCCAATCTCAGCTGAGCTTGAACGCCTGCCGCGCACGATACGGTCTTCCCGTTTATCGGCAGCACCATGCCCTCAGCGATGCCTTAGCCACAGCCGAGTTATGGTTGGCTCAAAACAGCGTTCAATGA
- a CDS encoding DUF294 nucleotidyltransferase-like domain-containing protein, with product MTANADDLKDITDFLAQTLPISALTEASQLALAKQLTIAYFPKRNTKPIPIENNVYLVRSGAFEIVDEHKKLVDRLGEGEFFGVSSFLNDNNPNHQVYAIEDSLVYQISHESFEALLKREKKVAYFFKKLASYRSNFGLHEYYESPVNLQVTQTVESLIEQALVACKSRDSIQQAARLMRDKKVSCIVIVDNNSLTGIVTDRDIRNRVVANGLDIELPVSTVATTAPVTINYDAATLEAQLMMSQMGVHHLPVIKNSQLIGVITATDIVRSHSVSMVHLVDRIQRSVGLEQAEQLQSKVIGLLSHWIQINVSPHEIGEALAVIGDAVVRKAISIAQSELGDPPMEFAWLAFGSQARKEQSFTSDQDNGLILEREPNEAESEYFSVFCERVCQILAQFGYPLCPGNIMASNPRWRKTKEQWIHNFNQWIETPSPDALLNASIFFDMRVIHGQRQWLMDIHAVLNPRLVKADLFLMHLTKNALRTRPPLGFFRSFIVKDSGEHEHELDIKHQGIALINDIARIVALSEQCTEAGTIERLNTLGHAVLSSSIKSSLIEAWLLLNDLKLESQVEKITRGEQGSNFINPQDLTPLRKAHLKNAFKAIEGAQKSLALTYLRAGGL from the coding sequence ATGACCGCTAACGCAGACGACTTAAAAGACATTACCGATTTTCTTGCTCAGACTCTGCCAATATCGGCTTTAACTGAAGCATCACAGCTAGCTTTAGCCAAGCAATTAACCATCGCTTACTTTCCTAAAAGAAATACCAAACCTATTCCTATAGAAAATAATGTTTACTTAGTGCGTTCCGGTGCATTTGAAATTGTAGATGAACATAAGAAGCTGGTAGACCGATTAGGGGAGGGAGAATTCTTTGGCGTATCCTCTTTTTTAAATGACAATAACCCAAATCATCAGGTCTACGCCATTGAAGATTCCCTCGTTTATCAAATATCCCACGAATCTTTCGAAGCGTTGTTAAAGCGTGAAAAAAAGGTTGCCTACTTTTTTAAAAAATTAGCGAGCTACCGGTCAAATTTTGGATTGCATGAGTATTATGAGTCCCCTGTTAATTTGCAAGTGACACAAACGGTTGAGTCGTTGATCGAACAAGCCTTGGTGGCTTGCAAAAGCCGCGATTCCATTCAACAAGCGGCCCGATTAATGCGCGACAAAAAGGTCAGTTGTATCGTGATCGTCGATAACAACTCCTTAACCGGCATTGTGACCGATCGTGATATCCGCAACCGAGTTGTCGCCAATGGTTTAGATATCGAATTGCCAGTCAGTACCGTAGCAACAACCGCACCCGTGACAATAAATTACGATGCCGCCACCCTTGAAGCACAATTGATGATGAGCCAAATGGGCGTTCATCATTTACCGGTCATAAAAAATAGCCAATTGATTGGTGTAATTACAGCTACCGATATTGTGCGCTCCCACAGTGTGAGCATGGTGCACTTAGTAGACCGTATACAAAGATCGGTGGGTTTAGAACAGGCCGAACAATTGCAATCAAAGGTGATTGGACTGTTGAGTCATTGGATCCAAATTAATGTCTCCCCTCATGAAATAGGTGAAGCATTAGCGGTGATAGGCGATGCAGTTGTACGTAAAGCTATTTCTATAGCGCAATCAGAGCTGGGCGATCCACCCATGGAGTTTGCTTGGTTGGCATTTGGTTCGCAAGCCCGTAAAGAGCAATCTTTTACCTCAGATCAAGATAATGGCCTTATACTCGAGCGTGAACCAAACGAAGCCGAATCCGAATACTTCTCTGTATTTTGCGAACGGGTATGCCAGATATTGGCGCAATTTGGTTACCCGTTATGCCCTGGTAATATTATGGCATCAAATCCGCGTTGGCGAAAAACCAAAGAGCAGTGGATTCATAATTTCAACCAATGGATCGAAACACCCAGCCCTGATGCTTTGCTCAATGCCAGTATCTTTTTTGATATGCGGGTGATTCATGGGCAAAGGCAATGGCTTATGGATATTCATGCGGTTTTAAATCCTCGGTTAGTCAAAGCCGATTTATTTTTAATGCATCTGACCAAAAATGCGTTGCGCACCAGACCCCCGTTAGGCTTTTTTAGATCATTTATTGTTAAAGACAGTGGCGAGCATGAGCATGAGTTAGATATAAAACATCAAGGCATTGCACTGATCAATGATATTGCGCGTATCGTTGCTTTGTCTGAGCAATGTACCGAAGCAGGAACCATAGAAAGATTAAATACCCTAGGCCATGCTGTGTTGTCGAGTTCAATTAAATCGAGCTTAATAGAGGCTTGGCTGTTGCTGAATGATCTCAAGCTAGAAAGCCAAGTAGAAAAAATCACCCGTGGCGAACAAGGCTCTAATTTTATAAACCCACAAGATTTAACCCCGTTACGAAAAGCGCATTTGAAAAACGCATTTAAAGCGATTGAAGGCGCGCAAAAATCATTAGCACTAACCTACTTAAGAGCGGGTGGGCTCTAA
- a CDS encoding acyl-CoA thioesterase — protein sequence MLYFNHQQNFMTTLDSLLQQAKHGQTMSVPASWGQGRTVFGGLSAALLNSAMAHELADSRHLRAQTTQFIGPLNLDEPFLVEVEHLRDGKNVTQMQARLLQRDRVAVQAMAAFGTDRESKAKFQPEVAVLSEPPLKPNWIPQIPKVTPKFQRYIDLKIDEGGYPFTGKSNPYYRGWMRLSTAPSVLTDAHIIALLDVWPPTVLQMLKWPAPASTLSWNVEFTHPHPEIANDDWLAYECKTRQAGEGYAHTEATICAPNGQMIALSRQTVTVFD from the coding sequence TTGCTGTACTTTAATCATCAGCAGAACTTTATGACCACACTTGATTCATTATTGCAGCAAGCCAAACATGGCCAAACTATGTCTGTACCGGCTTCTTGGGGCCAAGGCCGTACGGTTTTTGGCGGGCTCAGTGCAGCATTATTAAACAGTGCAATGGCACACGAGTTGGCCGATTCTCGGCATTTAAGAGCACAAACGACCCAGTTTATTGGTCCATTAAATTTAGACGAGCCCTTTTTGGTTGAAGTTGAGCACTTACGCGATGGTAAAAACGTGACTCAAATGCAGGCTCGGTTGCTGCAACGCGATAGAGTCGCAGTGCAGGCTATGGCTGCATTTGGAACCGATCGTGAATCTAAAGCGAAGTTTCAACCCGAAGTTGCAGTGCTTTCTGAGCCGCCGTTAAAACCAAACTGGATCCCTCAGATTCCGAAAGTTACGCCGAAGTTTCAGCGTTATATCGATTTAAAGATAGACGAAGGCGGTTACCCCTTCACAGGCAAATCTAACCCTTACTATCGAGGATGGATGCGACTGAGTACAGCGCCCTCTGTGCTCACTGATGCGCATATCATCGCGCTGTTAGACGTTTGGCCGCCGACTGTATTGCAAATGTTAAAGTGGCCCGCTCCGGCAAGCACATTAAGCTGGAATGTAGAGTTCACCCACCCTCACCCAGAAATTGCAAATGACGACTGGCTTGCTTACGAGTGTAAAACTCGCCAAGCAGGCGAAGGGTATGCGCATACCGAAGCCACCATTTGTGCCCCAAATGGACAAATGATTGCTCTGAGCCGTCAAACCGTTACCGTTTTTGATTAA
- a CDS encoding AAA family ATPase, with product MSFESTEKYIASSELSAAVNAAVALERPLLIKGEPGTGKTLLAEEVAKSLGLELIQWHVKSTTKAQQGLYEYDAVTRLRDSQLGVEGVDDVRNYIRKGKIWQAFASEKRTVLLIDEVDKADIEFPNDLLVELDRMEFHVYETGETIKAIHRPIIIITSNNEKELPDAFLRRCFFHYINFPDAQTLKSIVDVHYPHAQGMLVKRALEIFFDIRNVPGLKKRPSTSELIDWLKLLISDELSAEEIKTGTFSSALPPLFGALLKNEQDVQLLERLAFMSRRES from the coding sequence ATGAGTTTTGAAAGTACCGAAAAATATATCGCCTCATCTGAACTTAGTGCAGCTGTTAACGCTGCTGTAGCATTGGAGCGTCCGCTTCTTATTAAGGGAGAGCCAGGAACGGGTAAAACCCTATTAGCAGAAGAAGTGGCGAAATCCTTAGGTCTTGAATTAATTCAATGGCACGTAAAATCGACAACCAAAGCGCAGCAGGGCTTGTACGAATACGATGCTGTGACACGACTACGAGACAGTCAGCTCGGTGTCGAAGGGGTAGATGATGTTAGAAATTACATTCGCAAAGGTAAAATCTGGCAAGCATTTGCCAGTGAAAAGCGGACGGTGTTGTTAATTGATGAAGTAGACAAGGCCGACATTGAATTCCCAAATGATTTGTTAGTTGAATTAGATCGTATGGAGTTCCATGTTTATGAAACCGGCGAGACAATAAAAGCCATTCATCGACCGATTATCATTATTACATCCAACAATGAAAAAGAGCTGCCCGATGCTTTCTTGCGCCGCTGCTTTTTTCACTACATTAATTTCCCAGACGCCCAAACCCTAAAAAGCATTGTTGATGTGCATTACCCGCATGCTCAAGGCATGCTAGTTAAACGGGCGTTGGAGATATTTTTTGATATTCGCAATGTGCCAGGTTTAAAAAAGCGTCCATCAACGTCAGAATTAATCGACTGGTTAAAGTTATTGATTAGCGATGAGCTGAGCGCTGAAGAAATTAAAACAGGCACTTTTTCTTCAGCATTGCCACCCTTGTTTGGCGCTTTGCTTAAAAATGAACAAGATGTGCAACTTTTAGAGCGGTTAGCCTTTATGTCTCGTCGGGAAAGTTAA